From a single Aggregatilinea lenta genomic region:
- the glmS gene encoding glutamine--fructose-6-phosphate transaminase (isomerizing), whose product MCGIVGYIGPQDATPLILNGLQRLEYRGYDSAGIAVLQKGEIAIRRDVGKLNNLMQLVQQEPLNGRIGIGHTRWATHGQPSSRNAHPHISANGRTVVVHNGIVENFRALRDELEAEGVRFQSDTDTEVIVHLVQREISCGKNVTEATQAAVKLLRGAHAIVVLSADEPDRLVAVRIGNAGGVALGIGEGEMFIASDIPAILEHTRRMIFLESRQMATLTRDAYHIQTLDGEPVDAEVHTISWDPVSAARGEYRHFMQKEIQEQARSLTDTIRGRVDFQRGVVTLPDLTLTPDEAKRLKRIVTVACGTSAYSGLVGKFIIEEIARIPVEVDYGSEYRYRDPIIDEDCAVLAITQSGETVDTLAAMEEARDKGAKLWSIVNAVGSQAMRVSDGFVTMQAGPEIGVASTKAFTTSIADQYLIALYLAQQRGLLTPDGPDMCAHIDDLAHLPDLVGTVLGREQAIEDLAAELYQYTNFLYLGRGINYPIALEGALKLKEISYIHAEGYPAGEMKHGPIALIDEHMPVLAICLRDAVYDKMLSQVEQAKSRGGIVIAVATDGDTRIAEKADHVIYVPDCPPLLSPIVSVIPLQMLAYHIAVWRGADVDQPRNLAKSVTVE is encoded by the coding sequence ATGTGTGGAATCGTCGGTTACATCGGCCCGCAAGACGCCACCCCGCTCATCCTGAACGGCCTGCAGCGCCTCGAATATCGCGGCTACGACTCGGCGGGCATCGCCGTGCTGCAAAAGGGCGAGATCGCCATCCGCCGCGACGTCGGCAAGCTCAACAACCTCATGCAGCTCGTGCAGCAAGAACCGCTCAACGGGCGCATCGGCATCGGCCACACGCGCTGGGCGACCCACGGCCAGCCCAGTTCGCGCAACGCCCACCCCCACATCAGCGCCAACGGGCGCACCGTCGTCGTGCATAACGGCATCGTCGAGAATTTTCGCGCCCTGCGCGACGAACTCGAAGCCGAGGGCGTGCGCTTCCAATCCGACACAGACACCGAAGTGATCGTGCACCTCGTCCAGCGCGAGATCTCGTGCGGCAAAAACGTCACCGAAGCGACGCAAGCCGCCGTCAAGCTGCTGCGCGGCGCGCACGCCATCGTCGTGCTCAGCGCCGACGAGCCGGATCGCCTCGTCGCGGTGCGGATCGGCAACGCGGGCGGCGTGGCGCTCGGCATCGGCGAGGGCGAAATGTTCATCGCGTCCGACATCCCGGCCATTCTGGAGCACACCCGCCGCATGATCTTCCTCGAAAGCCGCCAGATGGCGACCCTTACCCGCGACGCCTACCACATCCAGACGCTCGACGGCGAGCCGGTGGATGCCGAGGTGCACACCATCTCGTGGGACCCGGTCAGCGCGGCGCGCGGCGAGTATCGCCACTTCATGCAGAAGGAAATCCAGGAGCAGGCCCGCTCGCTGACCGACACGATCCGGGGCCGCGTGGACTTCCAGCGCGGCGTCGTGACTCTGCCCGACCTGACTCTGACCCCCGACGAAGCCAAGCGCCTCAAGCGCATCGTGACCGTCGCGTGCGGCACCAGCGCGTACAGCGGCCTCGTCGGCAAGTTCATCATCGAGGAAATCGCGCGCATCCCGGTCGAGGTCGATTACGGCAGCGAGTACCGCTACCGCGACCCGATCATCGACGAAGACTGCGCGGTCCTGGCGATCACGCAGTCCGGCGAGACGGTCGATACGCTGGCGGCGATGGAAGAAGCGCGCGACAAGGGCGCGAAGCTGTGGAGCATCGTCAACGCGGTCGGCAGCCAGGCGATGCGCGTCTCGGACGGCTTCGTCACGATGCAGGCCGGGCCGGAAATCGGCGTCGCCAGCACGAAGGCGTTCACCACCAGCATCGCGGACCAATACCTGATCGCGCTCTACCTCGCCCAGCAGCGCGGCCTGCTGACGCCCGACGGCCCCGACATGTGCGCGCACATCGACGATCTGGCCCACCTGCCCGATCTCGTCGGCACGGTCCTGGGCCGCGAGCAGGCCATCGAGGACCTCGCCGCCGAGCTGTACCAGTACACGAACTTCCTCTACCTGGGGCGCGGCATCAACTACCCCATCGCGCTCGAAGGCGCGCTGAAGCTCAAGGAGATCAGTTACATTCACGCCGAGGGCTATCCGGCGGGCGAGATGAAGCACGGCCCGATCGCGCTCATCGACGAGCACATGCCCGTGCTGGCGATCTGCCTGCGCGACGCGGTCTACGACAAGATGCTGAGTCAGGTGGAACAGGCCAAGTCACGCGGGGGGATCGTGATCGCGGTGGCGACGGACGGGGACACGCGCATCGCGGAGAAGGCCGACCACGTGATCTACGTGCCGGACTGCCCGCCGCTGCTCAGCCCGATCGTGAGCGTGATCCCGCTGCAAATGCTGGCGTATCACATCGCGGTGTGGCGCGGCGCGGACGTCGACCAGCCGCGTAACCTCGCCAAGAGCGTGACGGTGGAGTAA
- the lepB gene encoding signal peptidase I, protein MREILETILLIAAIYAFVNLATARFVVDGHSMLPNFTTDQFIIVSRLTYLANDPQRGDVVVFHYPLQSDRDFIKRVIGLPGETIDILQGRVYVDGKLLDEPYIDKFCRGTSCDGQWVIGPDQYFVLGDNRGESKDSQDFGPVDREFIVGRAFVRYWPPSDWELVNHPRYDLSTAEVMPTLTPTPTATPEGTPAATSSQMAPSGVF, encoded by the coding sequence ATGCGCGAAATCCTGGAGACGATCCTGCTGATCGCGGCCATTTACGCGTTCGTCAATCTGGCGACCGCACGCTTCGTGGTGGACGGGCACAGCATGCTGCCCAACTTCACCACCGACCAGTTCATCATCGTCAGCCGCCTCACGTACCTCGCCAACGATCCGCAGCGCGGCGACGTGGTGGTGTTCCACTACCCGCTGCAGTCGGACCGCGACTTCATCAAGCGCGTGATCGGGCTGCCCGGCGAAACGATCGACATCCTCCAGGGGCGCGTGTACGTGGACGGCAAGCTGCTGGACGAACCCTACATCGACAAGTTCTGCCGGGGCACGTCGTGTGACGGCCAATGGGTCATCGGCCCCGACCAATACTTCGTCCTGGGCGACAACCGGGGCGAAAGCAAAGACTCGCAGGACTTTGGCCCGGTGGATCGCGAGTTCATCGTGGGCCGGGCGTTCGTCCGCTACTGGCCGCCCTCCGACTGGGAGCTGGTCAACCACCCGCGTTACGATCTTTCCACGGCAGAGGTCATGCCCACCCTCACACCGACGCCCACGGCCACGCCTGAGGGGACGCCAGCGGCGACGTCCAGCCAAATGGCACCCAGTGGCGTGTTCTAG
- a CDS encoding antibiotic biosynthesis monooxygenase family protein, which translates to MIARIWHGRTAVEQADAYFAFLKARAIPDYQSVPGNRGVHLLRDVRADAAHFITLTFWDSYEAVAAFAGEDIRRAKYYPEDAGFLLEFEPTVQHYEVVSAEEG; encoded by the coding sequence GTGATCGCCCGCATCTGGCATGGCCGGACCGCCGTCGAGCAGGCCGACGCGTACTTCGCGTTTCTGAAGGCGCGGGCCATCCCCGACTACCAGTCCGTGCCGGGCAATCGCGGCGTGCACCTGCTGCGCGACGTCCGTGCGGACGCGGCGCACTTCATCACGCTGACGTTCTGGGACTCGTACGAGGCGGTCGCGGCGTTCGCGGGAGAGGACATCCGCCGCGCGAAGTATTACCCCGAAGACGCTGGTTTCCTGCTGGAGTTCGAGCCGACCGTGCAGCACTACGAGGTGGTTTCCGCCGAGGAAGGCTGA
- a CDS encoding MerR family transcriptional regulator: protein MEETLTIQEMAERTGLTAHTLRYYERIGLIQPVDRASSGHRRYSDGDVGWVEFLKRLRATGMPIREMQSYAGLLWQGDQTVEERRKLLERHRARVMQRVQELTDYLTVLDMKISHYKEIGASEQAMRRAAQDQEKVR, encoded by the coding sequence ATGGAAGAAACTCTGACGATTCAGGAAATGGCCGAGCGCACCGGCCTGACGGCGCACACCCTGCGCTACTACGAGCGTATCGGGTTGATCCAGCCGGTCGACCGTGCGTCGAGCGGCCACCGGCGCTATTCGGATGGTGACGTCGGTTGGGTCGAGTTCCTCAAGCGGCTGCGCGCCACCGGCATGCCGATCCGCGAGATGCAGTCCTACGCCGGGCTGCTGTGGCAGGGCGATCAAACGGTCGAGGAGCGGCGCAAGCTGCTGGAGCGCCACCGCGCGCGCGTTATGCAGCGGGTGCAGGAACTGACCGACTACCTGACCGTGCTCGACATGAAGATCAGCCACTACAAGGAGATCGGAGCCAGCGAGCAAGCCATGCGGCGGGCCGCGCAGGATCAGGAGAAGGTGCGGTGA
- a CDS encoding inorganic diphosphatase yields MINLWQSLPSGPDIPDVIYCIVEIPKGSRNKYEYSKKSGVIKLDRVLYSPMHYPSDYGLVPQTYAEDGDPLDILVMVNEATFAGCVIEARPIGIFHMLDRGDPDEKILAVPSTDPQFDDYHDLKDVPKHFLSSVAHFFQVYKELQGIPVEPQGWEGAEVAKQAILASIDAYKKKFPVDLV; encoded by the coding sequence ATGATTAACCTGTGGCAAAGCCTGCCTTCTGGCCCGGACATTCCCGACGTGATCTACTGCATCGTGGAGATCCCCAAAGGCAGCCGGAACAAGTACGAATACAGCAAAAAGTCGGGCGTGATCAAGCTCGACCGCGTGCTGTACAGCCCGATGCACTATCCCAGCGACTACGGCCTCGTCCCACAGACGTACGCCGAGGACGGCGACCCGCTCGACATCCTGGTCATGGTCAACGAAGCGACGTTCGCCGGGTGCGTGATCGAAGCCCGGCCCATCGGCATCTTCCACATGCTCGACCGGGGCGATCCCGACGAGAAGATCCTCGCCGTTCCATCGACCGATCCGCAGTTTGACGACTATCACGACCTGAAGGACGTGCCCAAGCACTTCCTGAGTTCGGTCGCGCACTTCTTCCAGGTGTACAAGGAACTGCAAGGCATCCCCGTCGAGCCGCAGGGCTGGGAAGGCGCGGAGGTCGCCAAGCAGGCGATCCTGGCGTCCATCGACGCGTACAAGAAGAAGTTCCCGGTCGATCTTGTTTAG
- a CDS encoding ArnT family glycosyltransferase, producing MGQLRAFWPDRRWWLALGVLLLLAGGLRYVGYRFSLPYIDHADEPNWNLSGRAMIDFGSAKPLHYQGYPPGIITLNYVLLRFFQDPADPPGVIIPWVRLIAITASIGTIAIIGLLAYRLAGELAGLVAAGLWAVSPIAVEHSRYATADPFVTFLALLALFCALSATLFDRDRWATWGVVAMMLAIVFKYQAVFLLPLVWALPLWRLYPMPGHRRHLMTNAAYNVLYLALFFFWLIAIYPALEANDTPNWVAPTSAAGLPTWDMVRINWHSALDPLWRDWELAIGGLGLALVAAPAFRKSVDRLALATVGLAVLAWWVGISLFGYQEFRQFITMGALTCILLAVGFKLWADALAWLLGRVRTSVLKLPRPAQIATGLLVLALILANLSRLNTSIANARNHTLPDQRNAMAAYMDTSLTPGPYIGDIDQHKTFNRSWGGYPGEHEFPLAQVASITDRPLDDWRAQGVKYAIVPYATFEQLQATPEGRGYLDDMLLLKTYPPGGTRGPSMAVFRLAPFQHDVDRSLGPVRLIGYDLDRAVVVPGDSLTFTLYWRADAAPAGDYTVYTHLTPLESREIVAQVDGPPLVDTRRSTKDWTDPDETLVSRTFTLSIGADVPPGDYQLITGFYRADTWERLVSDAGQDYVLVSHVLVRVPGSVRQGWHRAGDLLAEPAQLLPGTRPSA from the coding sequence ATGGGTCAACTTAGGGCCTTCTGGCCGGATCGTCGATGGTGGCTGGCGTTGGGCGTGCTGTTGCTGCTCGCGGGCGGCTTGCGTTACGTCGGTTACCGGTTCAGCCTGCCCTACATTGACCACGCCGACGAGCCAAACTGGAACCTGTCCGGGCGCGCGATGATCGATTTTGGCTCGGCCAAGCCGCTTCATTATCAGGGGTACCCGCCCGGGATCATTACCCTCAACTATGTCTTGCTGCGCTTCTTCCAGGACCCTGCCGATCCGCCGGGCGTCATTATTCCCTGGGTGCGCCTGATCGCGATCACGGCCAGCATAGGCACAATCGCGATCATTGGACTGCTGGCCTACCGGCTCGCCGGGGAACTGGCAGGGCTGGTCGCCGCCGGGCTGTGGGCCGTGTCGCCAATCGCGGTCGAGCACAGCCGCTACGCTACCGCCGACCCCTTCGTGACATTTTTGGCGCTGCTGGCGCTGTTTTGTGCCCTGTCCGCGACGCTCTTCGACCGCGACCGCTGGGCGACGTGGGGCGTCGTGGCGATGATGCTGGCGATTGTATTCAAGTACCAGGCGGTCTTTTTGCTGCCGCTGGTGTGGGCGCTTCCCCTCTGGCGGCTGTACCCAATGCCGGGCCACCGCCGCCACTTGATGACCAATGCGGCATATAACGTGCTGTATCTGGCCCTGTTCTTCTTCTGGCTGATCGCCATTTACCCCGCCCTGGAAGCGAACGATACGCCGAACTGGGTGGCGCCGACCAGCGCGGCTGGACTGCCTACCTGGGATATGGTGCGGATCAACTGGCATTCGGCGCTCGATCCGTTATGGCGCGATTGGGAATTGGCGATCGGCGGGCTTGGTTTGGCGCTCGTTGCTGCGCCTGCCTTCCGCAAGTCGGTAGACCGGCTGGCTCTGGCCACGGTGGGCCTTGCGGTGCTGGCCTGGTGGGTGGGGATAAGTTTGTTTGGCTACCAGGAGTTTCGCCAGTTCATTACGATGGGCGCGCTGACCTGCATTCTACTCGCGGTGGGCTTCAAGTTGTGGGCAGACGCGCTTGCCTGGCTGTTGGGGCGGGTGCGAACTTCGGTGCTCAAACTGCCTCGTCCGGCGCAGATTGCCACCGGGCTGCTCGTGCTGGCGTTGATTCTGGCGAACCTTTCGCGGTTGAATACGTCCATCGCCAATGCGCGAAACCACACGCTTCCGGATCAGCGCAATGCGATGGCCGCTTACATGGATACGTCGCTGACGCCGGGTCCCTACATTGGCGATATCGATCAGCACAAGACGTTCAACCGGTCCTGGGGCGGTTATCCCGGCGAGCACGAGTTCCCGCTGGCGCAGGTGGCCTCGATCACGGATCGTCCTCTGGACGATTGGCGCGCGCAGGGCGTCAAGTATGCTATCGTGCCCTACGCGACCTTTGAACAGCTGCAAGCCACGCCTGAAGGGCGAGGGTATCTCGACGATATGCTGCTGCTCAAGACTTACCCACCGGGGGGAACGCGCGGTCCCTCGATGGCAGTTTTCCGCTTGGCGCCCTTTCAACATGACGTCGATCGCAGTCTTGGCCCCGTTCGTCTCATTGGCTACGACCTCGATCGGGCGGTCGTCGTGCCGGGGGACAGCCTGACCTTCACGCTGTACTGGCGTGCGGATGCGGCTCCGGCAGGCGATTACACCGTCTATACTCACCTGACGCCTCTGGAGTCACGCGAGATAGTCGCGCAGGTAGACGGGCCGCCGCTGGTCGATACGCGCCGCTCGACAAAGGACTGGACCGATCCTGATGAGACGCTGGTCAGCCGCACCTTTACGCTCAGCATTGGGGCTGACGTGCCGCCCGGCGACTACCAGCTGATCACAGGCTTTTATCGCGCTGATACCTGGGAACGCCTCGTGAGCGATGCAGGTCAGGATTACGTCCTGGTGTCTCACGTCCTGGTTCGGGTGCCCGGCTCGGTGCGTCAGGGGTGGCACCGGGCGGGCGATCTGCTTGCGGAGCCTGCACAGCTTCTGCCTGGAACCCGCCCATCCGCTTGA
- a CDS encoding inositol-3-phosphate synthase translates to MSDHKVRVAIIGVGNCANSLVQGVHFYQNAAEDEQIPGLMHVNLGGYHIRDVEFSAAFDIDADKVGKDLSEAIWSGQNNTIKFTDVPFMGVPVHRGMTHDGLGKYLKQKITKAPGPTADIVQILKDTKTDIVVNYLPVGSEQATKWYVEQVLNAGCAFVNAIPVFIAREPYWQNRFAERGLPMIGDDIKSQVGATILHRVLANLFNDRGVKLERTSQLNVGGNMDFYNMLERERLESKKISKTNAVTSQLPYEVDPNNVYIGPSDYVPWLLDRKWAHIRLEGTTFGNVPLNIELKLEVWDSPNSAGVIIDAVRCAKIGLDRGLCGTLEAPASYFMKSPPVQHPDDVARNNVEAFIHGDYNETVRPPAGYSGHDKPSVPTSDEE, encoded by the coding sequence GTGTCTGATCATAAAGTCCGCGTTGCCATTATTGGTGTAGGTAACTGCGCCAATTCCCTCGTCCAGGGTGTTCACTTCTACCAAAACGCTGCCGAAGACGAGCAAATCCCCGGCCTGATGCACGTCAATCTCGGCGGGTATCATATTCGTGACGTCGAGTTCAGCGCCGCGTTCGACATCGACGCAGATAAGGTCGGCAAGGACCTGAGCGAGGCGATCTGGAGCGGCCAGAACAACACGATCAAGTTCACCGACGTGCCGTTCATGGGTGTGCCGGTCCACCGTGGCATGACCCACGACGGTCTGGGCAAGTACCTCAAGCAGAAGATCACCAAGGCCCCCGGCCCCACCGCCGACATCGTGCAGATCCTCAAGGACACCAAGACCGACATCGTCGTCAACTACCTGCCCGTGGGCAGCGAGCAGGCGACCAAGTGGTACGTCGAGCAGGTGCTCAACGCGGGCTGTGCGTTTGTGAACGCGATCCCGGTCTTCATCGCCCGCGAGCCGTACTGGCAGAATCGCTTTGCCGAGCGCGGCCTGCCGATGATCGGTGACGACATCAAGTCGCAGGTCGGCGCGACGATCCTGCACCGCGTGCTGGCCAACCTGTTCAACGATCGCGGCGTCAAGCTGGAGCGCACCAGCCAGCTCAACGTTGGCGGCAACATGGACTTCTACAACATGCTGGAGCGCGAGCGCCTGGAGAGCAAGAAGATCTCCAAGACCAACGCCGTGACCAGCCAACTGCCCTACGAAGTCGATCCCAATAACGTCTACATCGGCCCGAGCGACTACGTGCCGTGGCTGCTGGACCGCAAGTGGGCGCACATTCGCCTGGAAGGCACCACCTTCGGCAATGTGCCGCTGAACATCGAACTCAAGCTGGAAGTCTGGGACAGCCCCAACAGCGCGGGCGTGATCATCGACGCGGTGCGCTGCGCCAAGATCGGCCTGGATCGCGGCCTGTGCGGCACGCTCGAAGCCCCGGCGTCCTACTTCATGAAGTCGCCGCCCGTCCAGCACCCCGACGACGTCGCGCGCAACAACGTCGAGGCGTTCATTCACGGCGACTACAACGAAACCGTACGGCCTCCGGCGGGCTACAGCGGCCACGACAAGCCGTCGGTGCCCACCTCGGACGAAGAATAA
- a CDS encoding YgiT-type zinc finger protein, whose translation MPIDTCPSCGVGLLKSAQTVYVQVYNGTLVSAPNVPAWICDVCGLTLFDSTALQNIEFMIGESGPPPNRHLPAPSAERSAGPLDDADNARSRAKPDAG comes from the coding sequence ATGCCCATTGATACATGTCCATCTTGTGGGGTCGGCCTGCTCAAGTCGGCCCAAACCGTTTACGTGCAGGTCTATAACGGCACGCTGGTCAGCGCGCCGAACGTGCCCGCCTGGATCTGCGACGTATGCGGCCTGACCCTGTTCGATTCCACCGCGCTGCAAAACATCGAGTTCATGATCGGGGAATCCGGGCCGCCGCCGAACCGCCATCTGCCCGCACCGTCTGCCGAGCGCAGCGCCGGGCCGCTGGACGACGCCGACAACGCCCGTTCCCGCGCCAAGCCTGACGCCGGATAA
- a CDS encoding methyltransferase domain-containing protein: METTSNAHDFVPSLNGLPGRLVDKVHTLALRNPIAQRRTESLRRRVLTREFLDSTDYNHLMTRYLVLGRDGLHSAEWMTRNYRWRHFKRAAVLGAWRWLGVYENSEFLIPLVFGDGEGLDFGGARGPIGPNVPICDRLDTDVFGRPVAYQDLKAVKNRSLDYIFSSHTLEHIAALDGTLQLLNRKLKPGGVLVLHLPAYTCTRWRAGTHSYADAKGASPHVHTFYLALDPTVPADLRADKAAKPIDLHVRKHFTVEQASMVGDNSIWIVARKG; this comes from the coding sequence ATGGAAACCACTTCGAATGCGCACGATTTCGTGCCGTCATTGAACGGGCTGCCGGGCCGTCTCGTCGACAAAGTCCACACGCTGGCCCTGCGCAACCCCATCGCGCAGCGCCGTACGGAGTCGCTCCGCCGCCGCGTCCTGACGCGGGAATTCCTCGACTCGACGGACTACAACCACCTGATGACCCGCTATCTGGTGTTGGGTAGGGACGGCCTGCACAGCGCCGAATGGATGACGCGCAACTACCGCTGGCGGCACTTCAAGCGCGCGGCAGTGCTGGGCGCGTGGCGCTGGCTGGGCGTGTACGAGAACAGCGAATTCCTGATCCCGCTGGTGTTCGGGGACGGGGAAGGGCTGGACTTCGGCGGGGCGCGCGGCCCGATCGGCCCGAACGTGCCGATCTGCGACCGGCTCGACACGGATGTCTTCGGGCGTCCGGTGGCCTACCAGGATCTCAAGGCGGTCAAAAACCGCTCGCTCGACTATATTTTTTCCAGCCACACGCTGGAGCACATCGCCGCGCTGGACGGCACGCTGCAACTGCTCAACCGCAAGCTGAAGCCGGGCGGCGTGCTGGTGCTGCATCTGCCCGCGTACACCTGCACGCGCTGGCGCGCCGGGACGCACAGCTACGCGGACGCCAAAGGCGCGTCGCCGCACGTGCACACCTTCTACCTCGCGCTCGACCCGACCGTGCCCGCCGATCTGCGCGCGGACAAGGCCGCCAAGCCGATCGACCTGCACGTGCGCAAGCACTTCACGGTCGAGCAGGCCAGCATGGTGGGCGATAACTCGATCTGGATTGTGGCGCGGAAGGGGTAG
- a CDS encoding VOC family protein, translating to MPRIVHIEIPSEDPDKAAKFYKEVFDWETTKWDGPMPYWLVKTGPDDERGIDGAFMDSANNNRLTYVLDVDDVDTYVAKVQQHGGTVVMPKDAVPGVGYLAYFEDLDGNLFGIMQRDESAGT from the coding sequence ATGCCCCGGATCGTGCACATCGAAATCCCGTCAGAAGATCCCGACAAGGCTGCCAAGTTCTACAAGGAAGTGTTCGACTGGGAAACCACCAAGTGGGACGGCCCCATGCCCTACTGGCTGGTGAAGACCGGCCCGGATGACGAGCGTGGTATTGACGGGGCCTTCATGGATTCGGCGAACAACAACCGCCTGACTTACGTGCTGGATGTGGACGACGTGGACACCTACGTCGCGAAAGTGCAGCAGCACGGCGGCACCGTGGTCATGCCGAAAGATGCGGTCCCCGGCGTCGGCTACCTGGCCTACTTCGAAGACCTGGACGGCAACCTGTTCGGCATCATGCAGCGCGACGAGAGCGCAGGCACCTGA
- a CDS encoding inorganic phosphate transporter, with translation MPFPVAPSISLPSIHAVLLVAIALLFGFTNGKNGSAGIVAPLIATRALGYRSALLLAALAEAVGPFLFGIAVARTIGQDLLAPSAITLPVVYAALLAATTWNSFSMVLSIPTSASHALAGGMIGAAWIGHGADAILSVGVIKIVVALMVSPLLSMIAGYAMLQTVIFLAHGASPRINRSFRHGQILSAIALALSFGSNDGQKIMGMIVLGLVAAGELPAFSMPLWVVAASAASLSLGTLAASRGTIQTVGRKFFRLRPVHGFSAQASSAAVILGAGLLGGPVSTSHVVSSTIVGAGTADRMQMVRWTVVERILFSWLVTFPASAAVGMALHTLLRGILP, from the coding sequence ATGCCGTTCCCCGTTGCCCCATCCATTTCGCTGCCGTCCATTCACGCCGTGCTGCTGGTCGCCATCGCGCTGCTGTTCGGCTTCACCAACGGCAAGAACGGCTCGGCGGGCATCGTCGCGCCTCTGATCGCCACGCGCGCCCTCGGCTACCGCAGCGCGCTGCTGCTGGCCGCCCTGGCGGAAGCAGTCGGCCCGTTCCTGTTTGGCATTGCCGTGGCGCGGACCATCGGGCAGGACCTGCTCGCGCCGTCCGCCATCACGCTGCCGGTCGTCTACGCGGCGCTGCTGGCCGCGACAACCTGGAACAGCTTCTCGATGGTGCTGAGCATCCCGACCAGCGCCTCGCACGCGCTGGCAGGCGGCATGATCGGCGCGGCCTGGATCGGCCACGGGGCCGACGCCATCCTCTCTGTCGGAGTGATCAAGATCGTGGTGGCGCTGATGGTTTCGCCACTGCTGAGCATGATCGCGGGCTACGCCATGCTGCAAACGGTGATCTTCCTGGCGCATGGCGCATCCCCGCGCATCAACCGCTCGTTCCGGCACGGGCAGATCCTCAGCGCGATTGCGCTGGCGCTGTCGTTCGGCAGCAACGACGGGCAAAAAATCATGGGCATGATCGTGCTTGGACTCGTCGCGGCGGGCGAATTGCCCGCCTTTTCGATGCCGCTGTGGGTCGTGGCGGCCAGCGCCGCGTCACTCTCTCTGGGCACGCTGGCGGCAAGTCGCGGTACGATTCAGACAGTAGGCCGCAAGTTCTTCCGGCTGCGCCCGGTGCACGGGTTCAGCGCACAGGCGTCGTCCGCGGCAGTGATCCTGGGTGCAGGGCTGCTGGGCGGTCCGGTCAGCACGTCGCACGTGGTCAGCTCCACGATCGTGGGCGCGGGCACCGCCGACCGCATGCAGATGGTGCGCTGGACGGTCGTCGAGCGCATCCTGTTCTCGTGGCTGGTCACCTTCCCCGCATCGGCGGCAGTCGGCATGGCGCTGCACACGCTTCTGCGCGGCATCCTCCCCTGA
- a CDS encoding DUF1328 domain-containing protein: MTGLTAFFLLSTTLLAVLGFGVIAGLAAVFVKFTTVIFGLLTVLSLAFGRAEPRKQDIAAPVKQRA; encoded by the coding sequence ATGACAGGCCTGACCGCCTTCTTCCTTCTTTCGACCACCCTGCTCGCCGTGCTGGGATTTGGCGTCATCGCCGGGCTGGCAGCCGTATTTGTGAAGTTCACGACCGTCATTTTCGGGCTGCTGACGGTGCTCTCGCTGGCGTTTGGCCGCGCGGAACCACGCAAACAGGATATCGCCGCGCCCGTCAAACAGCGCGCGTAA